In Ostrea edulis chromosome 6, xbOstEdul1.1, whole genome shotgun sequence, a single window of DNA contains:
- the LOC125648056 gene encoding tripartite motif-containing protein 59-like, translating to MASNDLENSKGPGIGNSVACPICFETYKIPRYLPCFHTFCHDCLSSYIVTSCKQKKTPVGFRCPLCLDFVPAPTFCVQLEKWAELIPINKTVTVLCENFDKICYACKREDEVEHASDWCKACAELLCKPCAKAHRRSITSRDHKIIAITEFDKLLGGCEDENAHSLCRSHNKNVKYFCLDHETPCCTQCVCTEHRKCKQIDTMEETAQNLQQSQDVDSLLQEIQKYNDALTKAKSEGDDNIKVIEDTVDSTTQDCTELKDKIVTHVETLFEKYLSDLASDAKENKEKIASAVDAFSDRQHLMDKFSTTLKKETKSPSVLVTEYFKIKKQFSSVTQFDVSKVKITLKTHPPVALTNILQVSKFSDFEFKLDSTRFLQNSIDMTSATMHTVSELVGSEGDITGGCFLPNGDILLANNAMFGGSFLHYSNAKLQRKIKRDEGPRDVLSYEQGLLLASSNRYVEKLSMDSFLNLKEVFAGSSYALAYSSGFIYCARSTFIVKFDSEVNIVKKYRTEGRTLSVAISKDHEIISSSCSSNGVTMMNEGGEKIFYYTHNNLKYPCGLDVDFTGNIFVAGNNSNNIHVLSSKGNLLKIFDVTAPRCIKFKENSHVCFVGTEKGTTKVYEFKSN from the coding sequence ATGGCATCCAACGATTTGGAGAATTCCAAAGGTCCAGGAATAGGAAATTCTGTGGCATGTCCCATCTGCTTTGAGACCTACAAAATACCTCGGTATCTGCCGTGTTTTCACACATTTTGTCACGACTGTTTGTCGTCTTATATCGTGACCTCGTGTAAACAGAAGAAGACCCCCGTCGGCTTTCGTTGTCCTCTATGTTTAGACTTCGTCCCAGCACCCACATTTTGCGTACAACTAGAAAAATGGGCAGAACTGATACCTATCAATAAAACAGTTACAGTGCTATGTGAAAATTTTGACAAGATTTGCTATGCTTGTAAACGTGAAGATGAAGTAGAACATGCAAGTGATTGGTGCAAAGCGTGTGCAGAGTTGTTATGCAAGCCATGCGCGAAAGCTCATAGGAGAAGCATTACTAGCCGGGATCATAAGATAATTGCGATCACGGAATTTGATAAATTGCTTGGCGGATGTGAGGATGAAAATGCTCATTCCCTTTGTCGGAGCCATaacaaaaatgtgaaatatttttgtttagatcATGAAACACCTTGTTGCACTCAGTGTGTATGCACTGAGCATAGGAAGTGTAAACAGATTGACACCATGGAAGAAACTGCTCAAAATCTACAACAGTCTCAAGATGTGGACAGTCTGCTTCAAGAGATCCAAAAGTACAACGATGCCCTTACCAAAGCTAAATCTGAGGGAGATGACAATATCAAAGTCATTGAAGATACGGTAGACAGTACTACACAGGACTGTACTGAACTGAAGGATAAAATCGTGACACATGTTGAAACTCTTTTCGAGAAATATTTATCTGATCTGGCAAGCGACGCAAAAGAAAACAAGGAGAAAATTGCTTCAGCTGTGGATGCCTTTTCTGATCGACAACACCTAATGGACAAGTTTTCCACGACTCTGAAGAAAGAGACAAAATCCCCTTCTGTTCTTGTTACGGaatacttcaaaattaaaaaacaattttcTTCTGTTACTCAGTTTGATGTATCTAAAGTGAAAATCACCTTAAAGACCCACCCGCCAGTAGCATTGACAAACATTTTGCAGGTTTCAAAGTTTTcagattttgaatttaaattggACTCGActagatttttgcaaaatagTATTGACATGACGAGCGCTACAATGCATACTGTGAGTGAACTTGTCGGTTCAGAAGGAGATATCACTGGTGGTTGTTTCCTCCCAAATGGGGATATTCTTCTGGCAAATAATGCGATGTTTGGAGGTAGTTTTCTTCATTACAGCAATGCAAAACTTCAACGCAAAATAAAAAGGGATGAGGGACCAAGAGATGTACTTTCTTATGAACAAGGGTTATTATTAGCATCTTCTAACAGATATGTTGAAAAGCTTAGTATGGAtagttttttaaatttaaaggAAGTGTTTGCTGGAAGTTCATATGCGTTAGCTTATTCCTCCGGCTTCATTTATTGTGCACGCAGTACTTTTATAGTGAAATTTGATAGTGAGGTAAATATTGTCAAGAAATACCGGACAGAAGGTCGAACGCTATCGGTTGCCATTAGCAAAGATCACGAAATAATCAGTTCAAGTTGTTCCTCTAATGGCGTAACAATGATGAATGAAGGGGGAGAGAAGATCTTTTATTACACACATAACAATCTGAAATATCCGTGCGGACTGGATGTCGACTTCACTGGAAATATATTCGTTGCAGGCAATAACAGCAATAATATTCATGTACTGTCATCAAAAGGAAACCTGTTAAAAATATTCGATGTTACAGCTCCAAGATGTATCAAATTTAAGGAGAATTCACATGTGTGTTTTGTAGGAACGGAAAAGGGAACCACGAAAGTGTATGAATTTAAATCGAACTAA
- the LOC125683292 gene encoding uncharacterized protein LOC125683292 has protein sequence MNIMVRASVLALELIWIIISVRVSGVKVSTFFSSVQPPSDWQSAHTHCQDNFNGSLLSKGNALILLDHVTSVAVENVWTSTYVGLSPWIIYKGCFDSTHINSPQFYKLLTNESTVGSCFRSCSELKTPYFGLQGKSCICLPTMLQAKKDDNQCKSSCEGKFEKCGGRDAISVYKKYFPSEKDYHESRQCATVTCQQDGKHVYRAHRCSNRFHTLCSNGEISSEKQSLRNSTQFCGQKKSRIVMGDVDDVCQRAAVNNVTQFWIDLHRYPTGPFQAGFNDTDVYPFSCFKYNNRSYVKASSCKEQNPHVCVVEVTDENAVSLCSSKLREASGFTIENSDLVDVTMEALCEKFHPSPVDMVNLNYSGVIGLAVSGGLVLLGFCIVTVICCGKRRKKSEGEPHIEMKTVQYSPVKKNENV, from the exons ATGAATATAATGGTAAGGGCATCTGTCCTCGCTCTAGAACTGATCTGGATTATAATTTCGGTTAGAG TTTCCGGTGTGAAGGTTTCCACCTTTTTTTCCTCCGTACAGCCGCCATCTGACTGGCAGAGTGCGCACACTCATTGTCAGGATAATTTCAATGGGTCCCTTCTCAGCAAGGGGAATGCGCTCATATTACTGGACCACGTGACTTCCGTTGCTGTTGAAAATGTTTGGACAAGCACATATGTTGGACTTTCCCCATGGATCATATACAAAG GGTGTTTTGACAGCACGCATATTAACTCTCCCCAGTTTTATAAACTGTTGACGAATGAATCGACGGTCGGGTCCTGCTTCAGAAGTTGCTCAGAGTTAAAGACGCCGTACTTTGGACTTCAG GGAAAGTCTTGCATTTGTTTACCCACAATGCTTCAGGCCAAGAAAGATGACAACCAGTGTAAAAGTTCATGTGAAGGAAAATTTGAGAAATGTGGAGGGCGTGATGCGATTAGCGTGTATAAAAAAT ATTTCCCTTCTGAGAAAGATTACCATGAATCTCGGCAATGTGCCACAGTGACCTGTCAACAGGACGGTAAACACGTGTACCGTGCCCATAGGTGTTCCAACCGCTTCCACACTCTCTGTA GCAATGGAGAAATAAGTTCAGAAAAACAATCGTTGAGGAATAGTACACAGTTTTGCGGCCAGAAGAAATCTCGTATTGTAATGGGTGACGTAGATGATGTCTGTCAGAGGGCCGCTGTGAATAACGTCACCCAGTTCTGGATAGACCTTCATCGTTATCCCACGGGACCATTCCAGGCCGGTTTTAATG ATACGGACGTGTACCCGTTCTCGTGTTTTAAGTACAACAACAGAAGTTATGTGAAGGCTTCCTCATGTAAAGAACAGAATCCCCATGTGTGTGTAGTAG AGGTGACTGACGAGAATGCAGTTTCCCTCTGCTCCAGCAAACTAAGGGAAGCTAGTGGCTTTACGATCGAGAATTCGGATCTTGTTGATGTAACAATGGAGGCACTATGTGAAAAATTTCACCCTTCACCTGTCGATATGGTGAACTTAAATTACTCGG GTGTGATTGGGCTAGCAGTAAGTGGTGGCCTGGTGTTGCTGGGATTCTGCATTGTCACCGTTATATGTTGCGGTAAAAGACGAAA gaaATCGGAGGGAGAACCACATATTGAGATGAAAACAGTGCAGTATTCACCCGTGAAGAAGAATGAGAATGTTTGA
- the LOC125683290 gene encoding uncharacterized protein LOC125683290 isoform X1, with protein MSLSEQICDKMLLIPEYLYIPIVVLSLYVLKSKVHSPVTLGVNIVVIRMPRCVFVPLYSQCGRITILGALFIILYHANNTDARFMVHDTPLSYEQAVKTCEVDYYGRLAGKHDINDNIISNLSENTQYWLNEYTVLSDWINYVGCFNATIVSEVDVLDIAIKPHTVASCYDECNQANLFALQGGRCWCLNGTVVKTDRLNTSLCSSRCSGTDKYENCGADDFFSVYSKYAKANVTKVHHRRCSYYICNATFPKGLLAADFCNTTHSVVCASENENASKVELGTYYDAVRKCQINGTLVYNNAKDGRGVCAVRDNVYQKKGFWTSIYRYEQILQPDDGIKGMENSYRCQILFVRNKVPQISLVPCDLFAKRPFFCMPNTVEPTVTVPTMYEMNIKHEESSTSGLVAGIVVTSLISVFSLLVVLFVARKRFKKKLKRKRTTKFTYINNTVSIEDGENNDEIERCERQIGNRGDNPDHQRYTDTLNVGQTNNETTGSEMTVEYDFVNNSHIEAIASEENIYDNNSQTGDDTYYEMSPDNDVRETSASNNIATQRFSDNPLPDYLEGIYDTPVASIVHESSLRKSATKSEEANDQSDNQNLNTNENLNEISYEQMESLENGEDNYREMSGI; from the exons ATGTCGTTGTCAGAACAAATATGTGATAAGATGTTGTTAATACCTGAATACTTATATATACCTATTGTTGTGTTATCATTGTATGTGCTGAAATCAAAGGTGCATTCTCCAGTCACTCTCGGTGTAAACATTGTAGTAATTAGGATGCCGCGGTGTGTTTTTGTACCGTTGTATTCACAGTGCGGAAGGATTACCATACTGGGGGCTTTATTTATAATTCTTTACCATGCGAATA ACACAGATGCACGCTTCATGGTGCACGACACACCATTGTCCTACGAACAGGCAGTGAAGACGTGTGAAGTGGACTACTATGGAAGATTGGCGGGAAAACATGACATCAACGATAACATCATAAGTAATCTTTCCGAAAATACCCAATATTGGCTCAATGAATACACAGTACTGTCGGATTGGATTAACTATGTAG GTTGTTTTAATGCTACCATTGTGTCAGAAGTGGATGTTTTGGACATAGCCATTAAACCTCACACGGTGGCGTCTTGTTACGACGAATGCAATCAGGCAAACCTATTTGCTCTCCAG GGTGGAAGATGCTGGTGTTTAAATGGGACTGTCGTAAAAACAGATCGCTTGAACACTTCCCTCTGCTCAAGCAGATGTTCTGGTACAGATAAATACGAAAATTGCGGAGCTGATGATTTCTTCAGCGTATATTCTAAAt ATGCTAAAGCAAATGTCACTAAAGTTCATCACAGAAGATGCAGTTATTACATCTGCAATGCAACTTTTCCAAAAGGATTGCTTGCAGCGGATTTTTGCAATACGACTCATTCTGTTGTATGTGCATCAG AAAACGAGAACGCAAGTAAAGTCGAACTTGGAACATACTATGATGCTGTCAGGAAATGTCAAATAAACGGAACCTTGGTTTACAATAATGCCAAAGATGGAAGAGGTGTTTGTGCCGTACGGGACAACGTTTATCAGAAGAAAGGTTTCTGGACGTCAATATATCGTTATGAACAAATCCTGCAACCTGATGATG GAATTAAGGGCATGGAGAATTCGTACAGATGTCAGATCTTGTTTGTCCGAAACAAAGTCCCTCAAATTAGCTTGGTGCCTTGTGATTTATTTGCGAAAAGACCTTTCTTCTGCATGCCAAATACAG TAGAACCTACGGTGACAGTACCAACCATGTATGAAATGAACATAAAACATGAAG AATCCTCCACATCTGGATTGGTAGCTGGGATCGTTGTAACGTCTTTAATATCTGTATTTAGCCTATTGGTTGTCCTCTTCGTAGCTCGAAAAAG atttaaAAAGAAGTTGAAAAGAAAGCGTACaacaaaatttacatatatcaaCAACACAGTTTCAATAGAGGATGGAGAAAATAATGACGAGATTGAAAGATGTGAGAGGCAGATTGGAAACAGAGGTGACAATCCTGACCATCAGCGATACACAGATACGCTCAATGTCGGTCAAACTAACAATGAAACAACCGGAAGTGAAATGACTGTTGAATATGACTTCGTGAACAATTCTCACATCGAAGCAATCGCGTCTGAAGAAAACATATACGATAATAACTCCCAAACTGGAGATGACACGTACTATGAAATGTCCCCCGATAATGATGTACGTGAAACATCTGCGTCAAACAACATTGCTACCCAGAGGTTTTCTGATAACCCTTTACCAGACTATTTAGAGGGAATATACGACACACCAGTGGCCAGTATtgtacatgaaagctccctCAGAAAATCTGCAACAAAATCAGAGGAAGCCAATGATCAAAGCGATAACcaaaatttaaatacaaatgaaaatttgaatgaaatctcCTATGAGCAAATGGAATCACTGGAAAATGGAGAGGATAATTATAGAGAGATGTCCGGGATCTGA
- the LOC125683290 gene encoding uncharacterized protein LOC125683290 isoform X2: MSLSEQICDKMLLIPEYLYIPIVVLSLYVLKSKVHSPVTLGVNIVVIRMPRCVFVPLYSQCGRITILGALFIILYHANNTDARFMVHDTPLSYEQAVKTCEVDYYGRLAGKHDINDNIISNLSENTQYWLNEYTVLSDWINYVGCFNATIVSEVDVLDIAIKPHTVASCYDECNQANLFALQGGRCWCLNGTVVKTDRLNTSLCSSRCSGTDKYENCGADDFFSVYSKYAKANVTKVHHRRCSYYICNATFPKGLLAADFCNTTHSVVCASENENASKVELGTYYDAVRKCQINGTLVYNNAKDGRGVCAVRDNVYQKKGFWTSIYRYEQILQPDDGIKGMENSYRCQILFVRNKVPQISLVPCDLFAKRPFFCMPNTEPTVTVPTMYEMNIKHEESSTSGLVAGIVVTSLISVFSLLVVLFVARKRFKKKLKRKRTTKFTYINNTVSIEDGENNDEIERCERQIGNRGDNPDHQRYTDTLNVGQTNNETTGSEMTVEYDFVNNSHIEAIASEENIYDNNSQTGDDTYYEMSPDNDVRETSASNNIATQRFSDNPLPDYLEGIYDTPVASIVHESSLRKSATKSEEANDQSDNQNLNTNENLNEISYEQMESLENGEDNYREMSGI; the protein is encoded by the exons ATGTCGTTGTCAGAACAAATATGTGATAAGATGTTGTTAATACCTGAATACTTATATATACCTATTGTTGTGTTATCATTGTATGTGCTGAAATCAAAGGTGCATTCTCCAGTCACTCTCGGTGTAAACATTGTAGTAATTAGGATGCCGCGGTGTGTTTTTGTACCGTTGTATTCACAGTGCGGAAGGATTACCATACTGGGGGCTTTATTTATAATTCTTTACCATGCGAATA ACACAGATGCACGCTTCATGGTGCACGACACACCATTGTCCTACGAACAGGCAGTGAAGACGTGTGAAGTGGACTACTATGGAAGATTGGCGGGAAAACATGACATCAACGATAACATCATAAGTAATCTTTCCGAAAATACCCAATATTGGCTCAATGAATACACAGTACTGTCGGATTGGATTAACTATGTAG GTTGTTTTAATGCTACCATTGTGTCAGAAGTGGATGTTTTGGACATAGCCATTAAACCTCACACGGTGGCGTCTTGTTACGACGAATGCAATCAGGCAAACCTATTTGCTCTCCAG GGTGGAAGATGCTGGTGTTTAAATGGGACTGTCGTAAAAACAGATCGCTTGAACACTTCCCTCTGCTCAAGCAGATGTTCTGGTACAGATAAATACGAAAATTGCGGAGCTGATGATTTCTTCAGCGTATATTCTAAAt ATGCTAAAGCAAATGTCACTAAAGTTCATCACAGAAGATGCAGTTATTACATCTGCAATGCAACTTTTCCAAAAGGATTGCTTGCAGCGGATTTTTGCAATACGACTCATTCTGTTGTATGTGCATCAG AAAACGAGAACGCAAGTAAAGTCGAACTTGGAACATACTATGATGCTGTCAGGAAATGTCAAATAAACGGAACCTTGGTTTACAATAATGCCAAAGATGGAAGAGGTGTTTGTGCCGTACGGGACAACGTTTATCAGAAGAAAGGTTTCTGGACGTCAATATATCGTTATGAACAAATCCTGCAACCTGATGATG GAATTAAGGGCATGGAGAATTCGTACAGATGTCAGATCTTGTTTGTCCGAAACAAAGTCCCTCAAATTAGCTTGGTGCCTTGTGATTTATTTGCGAAAAGACCTTTCTTCTGCATGCCAAATACAG AACCTACGGTGACAGTACCAACCATGTATGAAATGAACATAAAACATGAAG AATCCTCCACATCTGGATTGGTAGCTGGGATCGTTGTAACGTCTTTAATATCTGTATTTAGCCTATTGGTTGTCCTCTTCGTAGCTCGAAAAAG atttaaAAAGAAGTTGAAAAGAAAGCGTACaacaaaatttacatatatcaaCAACACAGTTTCAATAGAGGATGGAGAAAATAATGACGAGATTGAAAGATGTGAGAGGCAGATTGGAAACAGAGGTGACAATCCTGACCATCAGCGATACACAGATACGCTCAATGTCGGTCAAACTAACAATGAAACAACCGGAAGTGAAATGACTGTTGAATATGACTTCGTGAACAATTCTCACATCGAAGCAATCGCGTCTGAAGAAAACATATACGATAATAACTCCCAAACTGGAGATGACACGTACTATGAAATGTCCCCCGATAATGATGTACGTGAAACATCTGCGTCAAACAACATTGCTACCCAGAGGTTTTCTGATAACCCTTTACCAGACTATTTAGAGGGAATATACGACACACCAGTGGCCAGTATtgtacatgaaagctccctCAGAAAATCTGCAACAAAATCAGAGGAAGCCAATGATCAAAGCGATAACcaaaatttaaatacaaatgaaaatttgaatgaaatctcCTATGAGCAAATGGAATCACTGGAAAATGGAGAGGATAATTATAGAGAGATGTCCGGGATCTGA